In the genome of Cryptomeria japonica chromosome 8, Sugi_1.0, whole genome shotgun sequence, one region contains:
- the LOC131046394 gene encoding F-box/FBD/LRR-repeat protein At2g26030-like — MDLKRNLVGLNDLPDSLLIYILSKVPLKQAVRCSLLCKRWKFIWTSLPILKISSRDFLSSSYSCIIDDIFERHSGNLEVFEFSNNISFEIRDKLSKWIHQAALKDNLEDKFRQSSFSKSLLSDRSINSELPTLDETFNNERFSSEDRDGILLAGNTRYTALGVMQQLSNAVFPDFSASSSLKNLKRVHLNMTRFYDATRLLAYLLPRSPALKSISVSRKKGFDGTRALRFINRVLNLQQQFPGTKILLSRDTVKEGRCLNCDLEDFD, encoded by the exons ATGGACCTCAAAAGAAATTTAGTAGGCCTAAATGATCTCCCAGATAGCTTGTTGATCTATATTCTAAGCAAAGTTCCCTTGAAGCAAGCAGTGCGTTGTTCACTCCTCTGCAAAAGATGGAAATTCATCTGGACTTCCTTACCCATCCTTAAAATTTCATCAAGGGatttcttgtcttcatcatacaGCTGCATTATTGATGATATATTTGAGCGTCATTCAGGTAACCTTGAAGTTTTTGAGTTTAGCAACAATATCTCCTTTGAGATCAGAGACAAGCTTTCTAAGTGGATTCACCAAGCTGCTTTGAAAGAT AACCTTGAAGATAAATTCAGACAGTCTTCTTTCTCTAAATCTCTGCTCTCCGATAGAAGCATTAACAGTGAGTTGCCCACGCTTGATGAGACTTTCAATAATGAAAGATTTTCGTCGGAGGACCGCGATGGAATTCTACTTGCCG GCAACACGCGCTATACTGCATTG GGTGTAATGCAGCAGTTGTCTAATGCCGTATTTCCAGATTTTTCTGCATCATCTTCACTGAAAAATCTAAAGCGGGTTCATCTGAACATGACACGTTTTTATGATGCTACACGCCTACTTGCCTATCTACTTCCACGCTCTCCTGCTCTCAAAAGTATATCAGTTTCCCGGAAGAAAGGATTTGATGGCACTAGGGCTCTGCGATTTATCAACAGGGTGCTGAATCTTCAGCAACAATTTCCAGGAACCAAAATTCTCTTATCACGGGATACAGTGAAGGAAGGGAGATGCCTCAACTgcgatcttgaagattttgattga